The DNA segment TCAGCAATGTTTAATCCCACAAAAGGTGGCAGATGAAGGATATGAAGGTGAGTGAGAAGATATAATTTGCTGCAAATACAGGGGAGCACACACTGCCCACAGGATGTTCCATCCTGCCTGACCTCAACATTAGCAAGAAAACTCTGTTacagcaaacacagagaaatagaGTCACTCAGTTACAAGCAAGCCTTTAATGATCtctaaaagctgtttcttttcttagcTTCAGAACATTAACTCTGACTGGGAGATGTTGGCAACCTGTGGCAGATTCAGATAGACTGAGTTCCAGAAGGTCACAAAGCGGGATCTCAGGTCCTGCTTCACTGAGTTCTTGTTCAACTTGTTGTTGATATCCAGGTAGTATTTGGCCTTGTTGGTGTAGGCTGGCCAGGAAACGGGCACATCTGAATGCCCTTTGTTGGGATCACTGCGGGAAAGGAGACACAGAAGCTCAGTTGTGAGGTTTTTGGCAAGAACCCTGTCTGCTCAAGTGAGGCTTTAAGTGAGAGGAAAGAATCTGACAGTGGGATAAGCAATATGAATTCTGCCTGCCAGGAGTGAGCTGATGTCCTGCAGTCTCCTCCTTCCATCCCCACTGGCATCATCCCAGCTTCACATAGGGACTTAATTTCTGTATGAACATCACGATTGAGGAATAAGAAATACAGACATGGAACACTATGATTTTGGGAATGATCCTGACAACTTACTGGACAACACCAGAAGCCTGAAGGGCTGCATCAAGCCCCAAATGTGGAATGGGAATCACTCACCCAGTCCTGGCAAAATTGGTCCAGTAAGCAATCATGGCCTTTGAGACAGTCCTGTGCTTGGGCAGGTAGCCCAGNNNNNNNNNNNNNNNNNNNNNNNNNNNNNNNNNNNNNNNNNNNNNNNNNNNNNNNNNNNNNNNNNNNNNNNNNNNNNNNNNNNNNNNNNNNNNNNNNNNNNNNNNNNNNNNNNNNNNNNNNNNNNNNNNNNNNNNNNNNNNNNNNNNNNNNNNNNNNNNNNNNNNNNNNNNNNNNNNNNNNNNNNNNNNNNNNNNNNNNNNNNNNNNNNNNNNNNNNNNNNNNNNNNNNNNNNNNNNNNNNNNNNNNNNNNNNNNNNNNNNNNNNNNNNNNNNNNNNNNNNNNNNNNNNNNNNNNNNNNNNNNNNNNNNNNNNNNNNNNNNNNNNNNNNNNNNNNNNNNNNNNNNNNNNNNNNNNNNNNNNNNNNNNNNNNNNNNNNNNNNNNNNNNNNNNNNNNNNNNNNNNNNNNNNNNNNNNNNNNNNNNNNNNNNNNNNNNNNNNNNNNNNNNNNNNNNNNNNNNNNNNNNNNNNNNNNNNNNNNNNNNNNNNNNNNNNNNNNNNNNNNNNNNNNNNNNNNNNNNNNNNNNNNNNNNNNNNNNNNNNNNNNNNNNNNNNNNNNNNNNNNNNNNNNNNNNNNNNNNNNNNNNNNNNNNNNNNNNNNNNNNNNNNNNNNNNNNNNNNNNNNNNNNNNNNNNNNNNNNNNNNNNNNNNNNNNNNNNNNNNNNNNNNNNNNNNNNNNNNNNNNNNNNNNNNNNNNNNNNNNNNNNNNNNNNNNNNNNNNNNNNNNNNNNNGCTGTGCCTTGTCCACTCAAGTCCAACTCTTTGGGGCCTGGGAGCTGCACTGAAGAGCAAATGTCTCCTGTTGAGGGTTCTGAGAGCATCTGTCACTCACGCAGTGACTTTCCGCAGCGGGCCGTTGATGGCGGGTAAATCCACGCCGGCAAAGATGTGCCCGTCCATGTCATTGACCCCGGCCAGGTAGTCAATGTCAGCAGCGTTGGCAAAGAGCTTCTCTGGCGTGTCTGGGAGGAAATCCCCATCAACCACAGGAGCGAGGGCGAGGGTGTGCACCAGGGGCACTGCAGGACACAAGAGTGGAGTCTGTTAGGAGGTGAGGAAACACAGATGTGTGGTCTGGCATATCCCATCACTCAAAGAGCTCAGGAAAGAACAGGCTG comes from the Parus major isolate Abel chromosome 17, Parus_major1.1, whole genome shotgun sequence genome and includes:
- the CEL gene encoding bile salt-activated lipase, whose product is MARWHILALALCSYLGVAWAATTPLLCPAVPLVHTLALAPVVDGDFLPDTPEKLFANAADIDYLAGVNDMDGHIFAGVDLPAINGPLRKVTALGYLPKHRTVSKAMIAYWTNFARTGDPNKGHSDVPVSWPAYTNKAKYYLDINNKLNKNSVKQDLRSRFVTFWNSVYLNLPQVANISQSELMF